One window of the Haloarcula halobia genome contains the following:
- a CDS encoding alkaline phosphatase family protein, giving the protein MITDLEDSAEPSLQFDGITNLTETSSKITETVGILYYVPSTHPVPLGRTFLTELADDSVRCLHYPRTFQEFEETVHSAIDFIAREPGANSAVVICPPAFIDRRDDVVGSSFLEFARLGIEDSNVAQREAYGATVDASLDRHDLSLAEYLTRLVVAGAVGKTVDTGALQRTQEDVYEDVYIQYDELSDAPEPLAEFFLRVLNLQEKTVFDRLEDNQQRNVFTVQCVDHYGEDIPTGTGKRDVLLHLRQLGEEVIVTFRRLALETVISRESSRNIEDLAPTTVDRDFIDTLQAAVNEIGGDDIELRYADPSDAGELLASHFGLVFAGADDDEISRRFAAAQDTFGDEAEQLASGELGERPTRDALDRFGRFLQHVTELVMISGGEAVNQELSGEEWIDIAVPYWRAAMELEAEEVVAYPHLTVMNEARGRLLDHLELEEEAAEIQAMEVSLENLPEFLRRWSEFVLESTPTAPSESDLLTTLVRKYDAFTDLVVSSYPEIVSSNEHPHIADLLEPGSESDVRIFLVIDSFGLIDFEVIQQLDALGRDPADVDVLYSNLPSYTPSAMATLLSGLPASETGIYGWAPRRGDNVYDLHQDYGSDAFDFIDRTTPHSFELIQSTHLSERGITRVAEQIADIRQTTARDLTGSQASLRDVREELTGELENALRQRIEVYTDPSRPPEAREAMKSDFVLYVSDFDSFLHTALDFSEFSNYYQALGGFIDQIYEDIESAIENAYEDAEPEFESESISLVVASDHGKITTYEREQIIDSVRSDYRFNTSMLTEALDVDEVFELNCERLEGKTRSNTTRVPLGLAGSGRSIPFDEARRYISDDETLSDETIAEAVRVKPYLNSGSKYMYGWTSSVENDTMTRLEQQPGIDVDLPSGEAIFDSPTIGTLSRYAVKGPRATDHGHHGGTSLGELCGVRLEFELQS; this is encoded by the coding sequence ATGATCACGGATTTAGAGGATTCTGCTGAACCCTCTCTCCAATTCGACGGTATTACCAACCTCACCGAAACCAGCTCAAAGATCACTGAAACGGTCGGAATCCTGTACTACGTTCCATCTACACACCCCGTTCCGCTGGGCCGGACGTTTTTAACAGAACTCGCGGATGATTCCGTGCGATGTCTTCATTATCCCCGTACCTTCCAAGAATTCGAAGAAACAGTACACAGTGCGATCGATTTCATAGCCCGCGAGCCGGGCGCTAACTCTGCAGTTGTTATTTGTCCGCCCGCCTTCATCGATCGACGAGACGATGTCGTCGGCTCATCGTTTTTGGAGTTCGCGCGGTTGGGGATTGAGGATTCGAACGTTGCTCAGCGAGAGGCCTACGGGGCTACAGTCGATGCCTCGCTTGATAGACACGATTTGTCGTTGGCTGAGTATCTGACCCGGCTTGTGGTAGCCGGTGCTGTCGGGAAAACGGTCGACACTGGAGCACTGCAGCGAACGCAGGAAGACGTTTATGAGGATGTTTACATCCAGTACGATGAACTCTCGGACGCTCCTGAACCATTAGCCGAGTTCTTTCTGCGTGTTCTGAACCTCCAGGAGAAGACGGTGTTTGATCGGCTGGAAGATAATCAGCAGCGGAACGTCTTCACCGTGCAGTGTGTCGATCATTATGGCGAAGATATCCCGACAGGCACGGGGAAGCGCGATGTCTTACTGCATCTTCGGCAGCTGGGGGAGGAGGTGATTGTGACGTTTCGGCGGTTAGCTTTGGAAACCGTGATTTCTCGGGAATCCTCACGGAATATCGAGGATCTTGCCCCGACAACAGTTGACCGGGACTTTATCGATACGCTGCAGGCAGCGGTCAACGAGATCGGCGGCGATGACATCGAGTTACGGTACGCTGATCCCTCTGATGCAGGAGAGCTTTTAGCGTCCCACTTTGGGCTCGTGTTTGCTGGGGCTGACGACGACGAGATATCACGGCGTTTCGCCGCAGCTCAGGATACCTTTGGTGACGAGGCCGAGCAACTTGCGAGCGGCGAACTGGGGGAGCGACCGACCCGGGACGCCCTTGATCGATTTGGGCGTTTCCTCCAGCACGTTACAGAGCTTGTTATGATCTCTGGTGGGGAAGCCGTTAACCAGGAACTCTCTGGTGAGGAGTGGATAGATATTGCTGTACCGTATTGGCGGGCGGCAATGGAATTAGAAGCGGAGGAGGTCGTTGCCTATCCTCACTTGACCGTGATGAATGAGGCGAGGGGCCGGCTGCTCGATCACCTTGAGTTGGAGGAAGAAGCGGCAGAGATCCAGGCGATGGAAGTCTCGTTGGAGAATCTTCCTGAGTTCCTTCGTCGGTGGTCTGAGTTCGTCTTGGAATCGACACCGACTGCTCCGTCTGAGTCGGATTTGCTGACAACGCTGGTGCGGAAATACGATGCGTTTACCGACCTTGTTGTCTCATCCTATCCAGAAATTGTCAGCTCGAACGAGCATCCCCACATCGCAGATCTGTTAGAACCGGGGTCGGAGAGCGACGTCCGCATCTTCCTGGTTATTGATAGCTTCGGCCTGATAGACTTCGAGGTGATTCAGCAGTTGGATGCCTTGGGGAGAGACCCTGCGGATGTCGATGTGCTCTATTCGAATCTTCCCTCGTATACACCCTCTGCGATGGCAACACTTCTCTCTGGACTTCCTGCCTCCGAGACGGGAATCTATGGATGGGCGCCGCGTCGGGGCGACAATGTCTATGACCTCCATCAGGACTATGGCTCCGATGCATTCGATTTCATCGACCGGACAACCCCCCACAGTTTCGAGCTCATCCAGTCCACCCATCTTTCCGAACGGGGCATTACACGAGTTGCCGAGCAGATAGCGGATATTCGCCAGACAACGGCACGAGATCTGACCGGGTCGCAGGCATCTCTCCGTGATGTGAGAGAAGAGTTGACTGGTGAACTAGAGAACGCGCTTCGGCAACGCATTGAGGTGTACACTGATCCGTCCCGGCCGCCAGAAGCCCGAGAGGCGATGAAGTCGGATTTCGTATTATACGTCAGCGATTTCGATTCCTTCCTGCACACGGCGCTCGATTTCTCTGAGTTCTCTAACTACTACCAGGCGCTGGGGGGATTTATTGATCAGATCTACGAAGATATTGAATCAGCTATCGAGAATGCGTACGAAGATGCAGAACCTGAATTTGAGTCTGAATCCATATCTCTCGTTGTTGCATCGGACCACGGGAAAATCACCACGTATGAGCGGGAGCAAATCATCGATTCTGTCCGATCCGACTACCGGTTCAATACGTCCATGCTGACGGAAGCCTTGGATGTGGACGAGGTATTCGAGTTGAATTGCGAACGGTTAGAGGGGAAAACCAGATCCAATACGACCCGTGTCCCCCTTGGCCTCGCAGGCTCGGGCCGATCAATTCCATTTGATGAGGCACGTCGCTATATCTCGGATGACGAAACACTCTCAGATGAGACAATCGCGGAGGCAGTCCGGGTTAAGCCCTATCTAAACTCTGGGTCAAAGTACATGTACGGATGGACGAGTAGTGTCGAAAACGACACGATGACACGACTGGAACAGCAGCCCGGTATTGACGTTGATCTACCTTCGGGCGAGGCAATATTTGATTCGCCAACGATCGGGACGCTGTCACGGTATGCGGTTAAGGGACCACGGGCAACCGACCACGGCCACCACGGCGGGACGTCACTTGGAGAATTATGTGGTGTCCGCTTAGAATTTGAACTACAATCATGA
- a CDS encoding tRNA-guanine transglycosylase — MVSFDIVAEAGEARRGQLRINDRTLETPHLFPVINFYGGGNEGALFGGGVHRTVKEFLTHDNEITGGEDYSDLFRGVMTSISSLADYGIREKKLDWYLGNEIREWDCFSDYNGMIFADSGGYKILKQGGLEGQDFEKDIDQDKALDIQLALGPDIVVNLDHPIHPDDEFEERIEKMEQTAANAARFAERRDEVDGACYLTVHGYYEAMLERSFDLIEDELSEPIPEAFDGIALGSLVPRKDNVEILVEAVSDCKREMQQRGYEDLPLHVLGISGNAMPLLVAVGADTFDSASYLHQAINGKYCVNLFETVPIDEANFDSCECRVCNDDFHRARMRNEMEDLYQKDILGSVAAHNLAVQQRELRKFRQLIAEGDKERVAEYLEEAVKDQKGFRKFAYQLINERINPYFEEIDTTYA; from the coding sequence ATGGTTTCGTTTGATATTGTTGCAGAGGCGGGCGAGGCAAGACGTGGACAGCTCCGAATAAATGACCGGACTTTAGAGACTCCTCACCTATTCCCCGTCATCAACTTCTACGGCGGTGGTAATGAGGGTGCTCTGTTCGGTGGCGGCGTTCACCGCACGGTCAAGGAATTCCTAACTCACGATAACGAAATCACTGGTGGTGAAGACTATAGTGACCTTTTCCGCGGTGTGATGACGTCGATCTCCTCGCTGGCCGACTATGGCATTCGAGAGAAGAAACTGGACTGGTATCTCGGCAATGAAATCCGCGAGTGGGATTGTTTCAGCGACTATAATGGGATGATCTTCGCAGACTCCGGCGGCTACAAAATCCTGAAGCAGGGCGGTCTAGAAGGTCAGGACTTTGAGAAGGACATCGACCAGGATAAGGCGCTAGATATACAGCTGGCTCTTGGACCAGACATCGTGGTCAATCTGGACCACCCGATCCATCCGGATGACGAGTTCGAGGAGCGGATCGAAAAGATGGAGCAGACAGCTGCCAACGCTGCTCGGTTCGCAGAGCGTCGTGACGAGGTTGACGGGGCCTGCTACCTCACGGTGCATGGCTATTATGAAGCGATGCTCGAACGATCCTTCGACCTCATCGAGGACGAACTCTCAGAACCAATCCCCGAAGCGTTCGATGGGATTGCGTTGGGTAGCCTCGTCCCGCGAAAAGACAACGTCGAGATTCTCGTCGAAGCAGTATCTGATTGTAAACGGGAGATGCAACAGCGAGGTTACGAAGACCTCCCTCTACACGTATTAGGAATCTCGGGGAACGCAATGCCGCTACTCGTTGCTGTCGGGGCCGATACCTTCGATTCTGCCTCCTACCTACACCAAGCGATCAACGGGAAGTATTGCGTCAACCTGTTCGAGACTGTTCCGATTGATGAAGCTAACTTCGACTCCTGTGAATGCCGCGTCTGTAACGACGACTTCCACCGAGCACGTATGCGGAACGAGATGGAGGACCTGTATCAGAAGGATATCCTCGGCTCGGTGGCAGCGCATAATCTCGCGGTTCAGCAACGGGAGCTTCGCAAGTTTCGCCAATTGATCGCTGAGGGAGACAAAGAACGGGTTGCTGAGTATTTGGAGGAGGCAGTGAAGGATCAGAAAGGCTTCCGGAAGTTCGCCTACCAGCTAATTAACGAACGAATTAACCCATACTTCGAGGAAATAGACACAACCTATGCATAA
- a CDS encoding ATP-binding protein, which translates to MHKTPQVNEVNEFIEIASDFEDPLEVIREALSNSYDANATQVDINIEQDDEGRNTLVIKDNGHGMDEDDLSSFFDLGNSNKNDAIGYKGHGTKIYYKSDKVRVETVKDGTRIESVMNQPWAKLNNRELPTYSIDTTDVDEPSRTRIEVHGFRAGQGFDPKQLTYNKIEHYIKWKTIGGSTAWYFNDDFHEMEIKVELSPSIDDTQDPIETDNRLKFPAENLDPDGEFVAEEMCKHYPPQELTVTLDDSRELTVEVVGMVGGKEARNKLPTYGKHSAQFGIWLAKDHIKVERYNDAIGADNEFFHFFFIANCQGLELSANREKIRNKSGDVYQAITDELDRFMTKVCQDSWYQNYIERRKLEDKKRSIQSQESTLEERLQRTRDEGGLSPSNPAEVIAALERYSANGAPETVRIADFQMDDEVNAILETDNGFENAALHVKLSDFFEEEAALSHIDRLICWKLGDLDALTKIERSSYLGEPIRFDFQSREVHYGGDTKRTIPILELADSVSS; encoded by the coding sequence ATGCATAAGACACCACAAGTCAACGAGGTCAACGAGTTCATCGAGATAGCTAGCGACTTTGAAGATCCGTTAGAGGTCATTAGGGAAGCTCTGTCAAATTCCTACGATGCGAACGCAACGCAGGTCGACATCAATATTGAACAAGATGACGAGGGGCGGAACACCTTGGTCATCAAGGACAACGGCCACGGGATGGACGAAGATGACCTCTCGTCGTTCTTCGACCTCGGGAACTCGAACAAAAATGACGCTATCGGGTACAAAGGCCACGGCACCAAGATCTACTACAAGAGCGATAAGGTCCGTGTCGAGACCGTCAAGGACGGGACGCGGATCGAATCGGTGATGAACCAGCCGTGGGCGAAGCTGAACAACCGCGAACTCCCCACGTACTCCATCGACACGACAGACGTCGACGAGCCATCACGTACCCGGATCGAGGTACACGGTTTCCGTGCTGGCCAGGGGTTCGACCCAAAACAGCTCACCTACAACAAGATTGAGCATTATATCAAGTGGAAAACGATCGGCGGGTCGACGGCGTGGTACTTCAACGACGACTTCCACGAGATGGAGATCAAAGTTGAGCTTTCACCCTCGATTGACGACACGCAGGATCCGATAGAGACCGATAACCGGTTGAAATTCCCGGCTGAAAACCTGGATCCGGACGGTGAGTTCGTGGCTGAAGAGATGTGTAAGCACTACCCACCACAGGAACTGACCGTCACGCTCGATGACAGCCGTGAATTGACGGTTGAGGTCGTCGGGATGGTCGGTGGTAAGGAAGCTCGGAACAAGCTGCCGACCTATGGGAAGCATTCCGCCCAATTCGGTATCTGGCTGGCGAAGGATCACATCAAGGTCGAACGGTACAACGATGCTATCGGTGCGGACAACGAGTTCTTCCACTTCTTCTTCATCGCTAACTGCCAGGGTCTCGAACTCTCCGCGAATCGAGAAAAGATCCGGAACAAATCCGGCGATGTCTACCAGGCCATCACGGACGAACTCGACCGGTTTATGACCAAAGTATGCCAAGATTCCTGGTACCAGAACTATATCGAACGCCGCAAGCTGGAGGACAAGAAACGCAGCATCCAATCGCAGGAAAGTACGCTCGAAGAACGTCTCCAGCGGACCAGGGATGAAGGTGGACTCTCACCATCAAATCCTGCGGAGGTCATTGCCGCCCTGGAACGATACAGTGCAAATGGAGCGCCGGAGACCGTCCGGATCGCAGACTTCCAAATGGATGATGAAGTGAACGCGATCCTTGAGACCGACAACGGTTTCGAGAACGCTGCCCTCCACGTCAAGCTGAGTGATTTCTTCGAGGAAGAAGCTGCACTGTCACACATCGACCGGCTCATCTGCTGGAAACTCGGTGACTTAGATGCACTCACAAAGATTGAACGCTCCTCATACCTCGGAGAACCTATCCGGTTCGACTTCCAGAGCAGGGAGGTCCATTACGGCGGGGACACGAAGCGGACGATCCCAATCTTGGAGTTAGCCGATAGCGTCTCTTCGTAG
- a CDS encoding winged helix-turn-helix domain-containing protein, with amino-acid sequence MPLKIDENTERVIDEFVEKGNLTTGSLVDFTGLSRPTVTKRLDRLHAADYIEYLHEPTALWRLVEDPRGSRNS; translated from the coding sequence ATGCCACTCAAGATCGATGAGAACACTGAGAGGGTGATTGACGAATTCGTTGAAAAGGGTAATCTAACTACTGGTTCACTGGTAGACTTCACCGGATTATCTCGTCCGACAGTAACAAAAAGGCTTGATCGCTTACACGCAGCAGATTATATCGAATACCTTCACGAACCAACAGCTCTCTGGCGCTTAGTGGAGGATCCGAGGGGGTCACGAAACTCTTGA
- a CDS encoding tRNA-guanine transglycosylase: MSAFRTLGKATYGRRGEIDTPAGRIQTPELLPVVNLIGGTTTESGGIWRYTRRHLFESDSVQGIMFQAMSFLDYNLTPDNLEEWREKPLKQHFEESDVEPGFDQPLFIDSGGFKLMNSTKFGQTPGEGGSENDWDIYTNPESILDLQLDYGADIIATLDFPIPQNLNKEETTERMEKSIDNAVETLQLLDERELEETPSMYVAIHGHNYEDVNWYVSQFLDRADELDEAFEGFALGSLVPLSSSPDTLVDIVQGARDAIPEDRYDEIAFHVFGISGRLCPLLSLLGVDTFDSRSYQYAARNKKFIHPDTWQRISLDQIDDWDDWPCDCQACQNIHLDDMRHALLESEVSNKPIEGEHGTHFKSEYYAQIAHHNFELYSRQMQQVRNAIDEGRLLERVANFAQGKNIVEKGLKRAQLHNPELREQLADIGYEGLVAGPDDETFQTKLSSFLEGVEDTTRKKRTISLKHGPNDFDILQRNDYQPPSEADVLLILPCSQEKPYSESRTHQAVLSRLEDYRERYHKVSISGLYGPVPEDFEEADPVMSYEYVLTTADDDQVELVANRLARYLNRYGEQFDQIIAYTTNKAYRRAIDTAFNRYGRGEIYPSDPRALQLTEHFRNENIDELVGRFASSQ; the protein is encoded by the coding sequence ATGTCGGCATTCAGGACTCTTGGAAAGGCTACATACGGCCGTCGAGGCGAAATAGACACGCCTGCCGGCCGTATCCAGACGCCCGAACTTCTGCCTGTGGTAAACCTAATCGGAGGAACGACAACAGAATCCGGTGGTATCTGGCGGTATACCCGTCGCCATCTCTTCGAGAGTGACAGCGTCCAGGGAATTATGTTTCAAGCGATGTCGTTTCTCGACTACAATCTCACCCCCGACAATTTGGAGGAGTGGCGTGAGAAGCCGCTCAAACAGCATTTCGAGGAGAGTGACGTTGAACCAGGGTTTGATCAACCGCTATTTATCGACTCGGGCGGATTTAAGCTGATGAACTCGACGAAGTTCGGACAGACGCCTGGCGAAGGCGGTAGTGAGAACGACTGGGATATTTACACGAATCCAGAGAGCATCTTGGACTTGCAGCTTGACTACGGCGCGGATATCATTGCCACGTTGGACTTTCCGATTCCACAGAACCTGAATAAGGAAGAAACCACTGAACGGATGGAGAAGAGTATCGATAACGCGGTTGAGACTCTCCAGTTGCTCGACGAACGCGAACTGGAGGAGACGCCGTCGATGTATGTGGCCATACACGGCCACAACTACGAGGATGTCAACTGGTATGTCAGTCAATTTCTGGACCGCGCCGATGAACTTGATGAAGCCTTCGAGGGGTTCGCACTCGGTTCGCTCGTCCCTCTCAGTAGCTCCCCTGACACCTTGGTCGATATCGTCCAAGGGGCAAGAGACGCGATACCCGAGGACCGTTACGACGAAATCGCATTCCACGTCTTCGGCATAAGCGGAAGGCTGTGTCCTCTACTATCTCTCCTCGGGGTAGATACGTTCGATTCGAGAAGCTATCAGTACGCAGCCCGGAACAAGAAATTCATCCACCCAGACACCTGGCAACGGATTAGCCTGGATCAGATTGATGACTGGGATGACTGGCCCTGTGACTGCCAGGCCTGTCAGAACATCCACTTAGACGATATGCGACACGCCCTGCTGGAATCCGAGGTCAGTAACAAGCCCATCGAAGGTGAACACGGGACTCATTTCAAGAGCGAATACTACGCGCAGATAGCTCATCATAACTTCGAGCTGTACAGCCGCCAGATGCAACAAGTTCGTAACGCCATTGACGAGGGGCGTTTACTCGAACGTGTTGCCAACTTCGCTCAGGGAAAGAATATCGTAGAGAAGGGGTTGAAGCGGGCTCAACTACACAATCCTGAACTCCGTGAACAGCTTGCAGACATTGGTTATGAAGGGTTAGTTGCTGGACCGGATGACGAGACGTTCCAGACCAAGCTATCTAGCTTCCTCGAAGGGGTCGAGGACACGACACGCAAGAAACGGACCATATCGTTGAAGCACGGGCCAAATGACTTTGACATCCTCCAACGCAACGATTATCAGCCGCCGAGCGAGGCAGACGTACTGCTGATTCTACCCTGTAGCCAGGAGAAGCCGTATTCGGAATCACGGACACATCAGGCTGTCCTCTCCCGTCTTGAGGACTACCGTGAGCGATATCATAAGGTGTCCATCTCAGGGCTATACGGGCCGGTACCTGAGGACTTCGAGGAGGCCGACCCGGTGATGAGCTACGAATATGTATTGACGACTGCCGATGACGACCAAGTTGAACTTGTTGCGAACCGACTTGCTCGTTACCTGAACCGGTACGGTGAGCAATTTGACCAAATTATAGCCTACACCACGAACAAAGCCTACCGACGTGCTATCGATACGGCATTCAACCGGTATGGCCGCGGTGAAATATACCCATCTGACCCGCGAGCTCTTCAGCTGACCGAGCATTTCCGTAATGAAAATATCGACGAGCTCGTTGGCCGATTTGCCAGTTCACAGTAA
- a CDS encoding DUF6884 domain-containing protein, which produces MRSAEYMTSLLVQSCSATKEQVDTPVPALDLYDGYFFRIIKKALRTGRFQSGIDIMIISAEHGVVEPDQEIEYYDRRMDTERADKLNDQVVSAIASKVTTNGYDKVWINLGKDYLPAIDGVESAVDVPVDYIEGTGIGMKGKRLKHLVSSGRSIPTHGD; this is translated from the coding sequence ATGCGATCAGCAGAGTATATGACGTCGTTATTAGTCCAATCGTGTTCTGCAACGAAGGAACAGGTGGATACACCGGTTCCTGCTCTTGATTTGTACGATGGATACTTCTTCAGGATCATAAAGAAGGCATTGCGCACGGGTCGATTTCAGTCTGGAATTGACATTATGATTATATCTGCGGAGCACGGAGTTGTAGAACCTGATCAGGAAATCGAATATTATGACCGGCGGATGGACACAGAACGTGCTGACAAACTGAATGACCAAGTCGTCAGCGCTATTGCCAGCAAAGTCACTACTAACGGGTATGACAAGGTATGGATCAATCTTGGAAAGGACTATCTTCCCGCTATCGATGGGGTTGAATCTGCCGTTGATGTACCCGTTGACTATATCGAAGGCACCGGTATCGGAATGAAGGGAAAGCGGCTGAAGCACCTGGTTTCCAGTGGCCGTTCTATCCCGACGCACGGTGACTGA
- a CDS encoding ATP-binding protein yields MIIGGDNEQLAGYIGRKFSSQGELREDVHIDLNNPHMVTVCGKRGSGKSHTLGVFMEELMSLPRMVQDNLSGLVVDAMGIYWSLQVETQSKDALSDWDLTPEEYPITVYYPAGLEERYEDVSEYFHEGFELYPSELTLDDWFYVLDIDETQAQAGLLAQVIEEVEEEFGQYYGLHDVIERVERSEESANIKEALLRRLEKADSWGVFSSTGNTIDEIVKGGEFVVLDLSGAGALPWNLRTLLTGILARKAYNERSFERSREEVARIRGADSEIDFPLVWLFLDEAHLFAPSGQTVPSTEPLVEWVRQGRRPGLSVVMATQQPGALDSRILSQCDTVVIHRLTAGQDSDAVGDKVSELHDTNALGHYMENIPKDPGYAYVMNDSSEEMVPVKIRPRRSWHAGDSAKLEEFL; encoded by the coding sequence ATGATCATCGGTGGCGATAACGAGCAACTGGCCGGATACATCGGCCGGAAGTTCTCATCTCAAGGCGAGTTGCGGGAGGATGTCCATATTGACCTGAATAACCCGCATATGGTAACCGTGTGTGGGAAGCGGGGCTCCGGCAAGTCCCACACACTCGGGGTATTCATGGAGGAATTGATGTCGCTGCCAAGGATGGTGCAGGACAACCTGTCGGGTCTAGTGGTCGATGCGATGGGGATCTATTGGAGTTTGCAGGTTGAGACTCAGTCCAAGGATGCGTTGAGCGACTGGGATTTGACGCCTGAAGAGTACCCTATCACCGTGTATTATCCAGCGGGACTGGAGGAACGCTACGAGGATGTGAGTGAGTATTTCCACGAGGGGTTCGAGCTCTACCCCTCGGAACTCACCTTGGACGACTGGTTCTATGTGCTGGATATCGATGAGACGCAAGCGCAGGCCGGATTATTAGCTCAAGTTATTGAGGAAGTCGAAGAGGAATTCGGGCAGTACTACGGCCTTCACGACGTTATCGAACGCGTCGAACGGTCTGAGGAGAGTGCCAACATCAAGGAGGCTCTGCTCCGACGGTTGGAGAAGGCTGATTCGTGGGGTGTCTTCAGTTCCACGGGTAACACTATCGACGAGATCGTGAAAGGAGGCGAATTCGTTGTCCTCGATCTGAGTGGCGCGGGTGCATTACCGTGGAACCTGCGGACTCTGTTGACTGGGATCCTTGCTCGGAAAGCATATAATGAGCGGAGCTTCGAGCGCAGCCGTGAGGAAGTTGCCCGGATTCGAGGTGCCGACTCAGAGATTGATTTCCCCCTTGTCTGGCTGTTCCTCGATGAGGCACACCTGTTCGCACCATCGGGTCAGACTGTCCCAAGTACAGAGCCGCTTGTAGAGTGGGTTCGGCAGGGACGGCGGCCAGGTCTTTCAGTCGTCATGGCAACCCAGCAGCCGGGCGCATTAGACAGCAGGATTCTATCGCAGTGTGACACGGTCGTGATCCATCGGCTGACAGCCGGACAGGACTCCGATGCGGTTGGCGACAAAGTGTCTGAACTGCACGACACGAATGCCCTTGGCCACTATATGGAGAACATCCCGAAAGACCCCGGCTACGCATACGTCATGAACGACAGCAGCGAGGAAATGGTCCCTGTGAAGATCCGGCCCCGAAGAAGCTGGCATGCTGGCGACAGCGCCAAACTTGAGGAGTTCCTCTAA